TGTCTTACTTATGATTGCTTTCTAACCTGTAgttaagacagaggtccccaggctgtggaaaattccactgcctcaaacAGCTTCCTTCTTCTGCCTCACAACTTTGCATTCGaatcctggttcctttgcttggcCCACCTCGCGGTTTTGCTTTAGAATCCTAGTTACTTTGCTTGACGTGCCCCATAAAAGTCCTGGTGATGAACAAAGTTATATGTAAACTCCATTGCACCTGTGTAGTATGACTAAGAAttttgctgatgtaacttgtatgaattccctacttgtaaaccccttaaaaataACCTTTCCCCTCACCCTTGcagagcagtcttggcagcagcagctccaactAATCCTTTCCTTCTATAACGAAATAAAGCCACCTTTCTGTTCTCCCACCTCAGgttctcatttattggccaagaGGGGTCACACTgtgcagaacctggggtttccacctggcaacgtaatgaacaatttcacatttacTCATCACATCAAAGATTTTGCATGTAGGTGTGGCTGGCCTCTGTCCCTCCCCCAACCTACAGCACCTTCCTATAgattcaaagcctcttttcaaatttacactccCTGACAGGGACTGGTAAGGTAAGTATGGGCTTACTTgttcttatttactaatctgtagtgaattttcacatgtttttcaccacatcaaagatgtggtgaagcctatgtgaaattgttcactacagattagtaagtactaGTAAGGCCAGACTTCCTTTGCTtattggttaatccacccctgtttTGAACAGAGGAACCTAATAATTTACATACATTCAAGGAGAGCCTGGGTATGGATGAAAAATTTAAGACAGCATATAATTGGTAACATTGTATTagtggaagaaaaaaagacagaacgAAGACTAGTTTTGGTGAATTAACCTTAAATATGGATATATCTATTTTAGGAAGAAAAGATGAGTGAAAATACATAAGAACATTTTATATTGAATTTCTTAAATACCAGGATAAAACcccttttgatttttaaaacatgtATTAAAGTATGTTCACTTTGACAAGAGGCTCTGGCAATGAACGTATTTTATTCTACTCAATGAgttaaaatacaaataattataaattgtcctctgatgAATTGAAAACATAACACTGGGCAAGTCCAAGAAATACACAGCATTATAGAATGTGGTTTTGAACTGTTCTCATGGTCAACTTTGAAATTAATGTGTGAAATATCAATGGCATAACCATTGGGTCACCATGGTTTAATTTAATCCAAAAGTTACCCTCAGTACTCAGAAGGCAGGAACagaataaaataagtaaatttcAAAGGAagtaacaaaatatttttaaaacgaTGAGACAAACTGAAGAACCAAATGTCAAAATAAAGAGAGTACATGAAAATAGTTACCAGGAAGAGATATATGTAGCAGCAACAGGGGGGTCATCAGAGAGAGAAATTTTGGAAGGTAAAATTCTGAATGAAATcataaataacaaaatattagtGGTGTAAGTggagataaaaatattttctatatcTGTGTACAGAGTTTGAATTTAAACTACATATACAGTTTTGAGAGGTTCTTGTAAAACAATCCATTACAATTTTTATTCAAATTCTGTTTGGTCATTTGTTAATGATGTGTTCACATTTACAGAAGAATTCTAATAAGACAAGATACAAAGATGTTACCTATATCAACTCAATCTACCTGGCAAACTTGGCCTCCAATATACTCATTTTCCAGGTAGTATTTAAGCAAGAATTAGCAGAGAATTATATTTTTACCATTACCTTGAGAATAAGTTATACAATTGAGGAGAATAaaggagcagaaggcaaaataaTGTTATTTTCTACTAACCACTCCACCACCCAATTTtgagtttatcatactgtggtagcttgcatgttccTTTGGTATTAGAAACTGACATCAGTATTTCAGATGCTAGTGGAGTAACCCATTGTAGACAAATTTCAGTGCGGCTCCCTaactaaaacaaactagaaagaaaatccTGGAAAtacacttcagaaaattagcctgtgaaaacctgTGGATCGAAACAGAATATACTGAAAGATGAGACTTCTACGTTGGAaggcaacaatggcctcaagcatatcCATGATCTTGAGAGTGGctgggactaggcagtgtttcattctgttgccatgagtcaaagcacACTTGatgacaacaaaacaacaacaaattcccAACTAGAGTGGACAAAAATGgatatgagacaataaattaaCTTTAGCTAATTTCTTTCCTCATTAtgatttcccatttttttttttagagattattTGCCTTTGTCTCTCCCGTCCAAAGAAAAGTACACAAATATGGCTAACTATACCACAGTGACTGAATTCTTGCTTTTGGGATTTTCTGATGTGTGGGAGCTCAGAGTCTTACATGCCATGTTATTCTTACTGATGTACTTGACAACCTTGATAGGAAACCTTCTCATTGTCACAGTAACCACTTTTGACAAGAGTCTTCACACCCCCATGTATTTCTACCTTAGGAATCTGTCTGTCCTGGACATGTGCTACATTTCTGTCACTGTCCCCAAGGCATGTGTGATCTTGCTGCTTAACAACAGGGTGATCTCTATTGCTGGATGTGCAGCTCAGATCTTCCTTGTAATTTCGTGTGCTGCTGCTGAACTGCTATTCCTCACCATCATGGCCTATGACTGCTACATGGCCATCTGCCATCCCCTTCACTACCCTGTGATCATGAACCCTCGTGTCTGTGTCCAGATGACACTGGCGTCTGTATTCAGTGGTCTGATTTATGCAGGTGTGCACACTAGCAAcacattctggttgtccttctgtCAGTCTAACGTGATCCATCAGTTCTTTTGTGATATCCCCTCTTTGTTGAAGCTGTCCTGCTCTGATACCTTCATCAATGAGGTTGTAATATTTTTCTCTGCAGTAGTAATTGTAGGtggctttttttccttcatcatcATGACTTATATTCGCATATTTTCTGCTGTGCTCAAGCTTCCAAccagaagagagagaggaaagacatTTTCCACCTGTGTACCTCACATCCTCGTGGTGACTGTCTTTGTCAGCTCAGTTTTTGTTGTGTATATGAATCCAACCTTCAACTCTCCAACAATTCAAGACATGATCATTTCTGTATTCTACTCTATAGTCCCTCCTTTCCTAAATCCTATCATCTATAGCCTTAGGAACAAGCAGATAAAGGAGGCTGTAAGGAGAACTATGAGAAGGATACTGTATTCAGAAAAACAATAAGATCATTAATTAAAGGCATTGCTACTTTGATGGATAGTGTTgaaaattttttcaaaattagatTCTTTGCCTAATTTCAAAATTTGGGAACTTGATATCTAAGTGACAGTCAATATATTGTATGTCAGCCCAGAAACAATGCTTTTATTTTTAGTTGTTGTGGTCTAGAAATTGCTATGTAAGTATTTACATATGATTGACATTTAAATCAATTgaacttttggaaaccctggtggcatagttaagagctatgcctactaaccaaaagatcctcagtttgaatccaccaggtgctccttagaaaccctatgcagcagttctactctgtcctggagggttgctatgaatcagaattgatgtGATGGGATCAggcttgggtttttgttttttgcttttaacaTTTAAATCAATTGAATTTAAGTAAACTGTATTACTCTCCACAacccaatcagttgaaggtcttaggagcaaaaactgaggtttcccaagGGAGAATAATTTTGCCTAAGACTGTAAATAGATATTTTTTTCCAGAATTTTCAGCACACCACCTGGTCTATCAATTTCAGACACAAGGCTTTTGGTGGTTCCAACCAGTTGCATTAGCTACATGTTTCAGACAGAACACTTCCAGAGTTTCAAGGCAGTCACCTCACCTAAGGATATTGGACTTGCTAGCCCTACAATCACACTGACCATTTACCTGAGatctctctcaatctctctctctcactttctctctctttaaatATATATTGTATTAATTCTGTTTCTTTGGAGGATTCTGACTGACTTTAATTCTGGGAGTGCTTCTAGAGGAATAAAATCTTAAAGAAGACTTTCCTGATTTAATTCTGATGTTTCTGAAATTGGATCTCACATCTGGTTAGATATGAAGGCACTAATGACTCTATTTCAAAAAGTAAGGAGGATACTGATAGTTCATGGCATGATGAGGAAACACACACATTTGACAAAATACTCTGATCAAATATTTAAAACAGGCAATGTTCTGAAGGATCATGCATTTAACGCCTCAGAAGATTTTGTTCAACTGATGAGTATAATCGCATGGATCGGTTACTCCTAATTTCACAGGAAAAAGTGGGGAAAGGGAAAGGATGAGGTCAGGGCTTCAAATTCCCTAGTCAAATTTTCACCTGAAAATTGCTGTGGATgctataaaataaaatcttatgTTTTGTAGTCATGGAGATGAGGTAGCTGAAAACCAGACTCAGAGTCTCGTACTACAAATGGCTAGATTACAATGGAAATTAAATTCCTACCTTCactgtttttctgatgttaaagTGAGGGTATTTGGGGGGATGGAATACTATCCTGAATATTTGAATGAAGACATGGGTCAGGTATTGATAATGCTAGTGGCATTGGACCTCTAATTTTTTCCCACTCTTTTTAGCCATTAGAAGCAGCCCTTTCACCCCTATCTGAGGATATTAACCCTTTGTGCCTGAGGAAGTTGTAATGGAGTTCTCCGAGGCAGTTGCCTTGCAAGACACTTTTGATTCTCCTCAGAATCTTCCCCCAACAGCCCTCTTTTCTTCTATACTTAAAACTAAACTCAAATGCCACAGAAACTTAAAGGCAAGATAAAAAGTGTGATCCATCAGGAAGTGTGCTACATGATTTTTCTAATTTATAGACAGAAACCCAGGGATTATGTAGGGAAATGGATATTAacagtgtaaaaaaaaatggtgaaaggAGCATAAAGTTGGATACAGCAGAATTTATTAACAGTTGTCCAATAAGCAGAGATATTCATGATTGATTGTCTCAGCTCAAATGGTTAGAAATAATTCTAACAGTTTGTCTGATTCCTGCTaaaacatagatcaagagatggCCTACACTAAATGAAGCCGAAATATCAGAATGGCCTTGGTATATTATACAACAAGGATTATGAACGGTTAGGAAAATTGGAATGTTAGAATAGGTTTATCATGTAACACCTTCCCTCCCAACATGGGAGTGTCCATAGAACACACGTTTCACCACAACTAAGAGGGAACCCTGGTTGTGCAGTAGTTACaatctcaggctgctaaccaaaaggttggctgttcaaatccaccagctgctccttggaaaccctatgaggcagttctactctgccacatagggctgctatcagtgggaatcaactcagtggcaatgggttttgagctttatgaggaataaatttgtgacAGGAGCCTCAGCATTCTTGAAGATCTCTGTGGTCACTCTTCTCTGTAACTCAGTTTTACAATGGGAATTGCTGCCTCTGAATTGGTAAACCTAAATGCAATGGTGATAATCAGAGCCCAGGATGGAGGGAACAAATGGTAGCACTTAACTGCCAAAGAGAAGATGGGTGTGGTTATCATAATGGTCACCACAGTCAAAGCAGTAATAAGAGTAGTCTGACTTATATAGGCCTATGGAGTTACCTAGTTGATCCTGGTGTGTCATTAGAAATGAAATTGATAGGAAGTGTGTACTAAATTCTTATGCCATCTGTATAAGTGGAAGAGTTCTAGGTCAACTGAATGT
Above is a window of Loxodonta africana isolate mLoxAfr1 chromosome 2, mLoxAfr1.hap2, whole genome shotgun sequence DNA encoding:
- the LOC100676748 gene encoding olfactory receptor 14C36-like, which translates into the protein MANYTTVTEFLLLGFSDVWELRVLHAMLFLLMYLTTLIGNLLIVTVTTFDKSLHTPMYFYLRNLSVLDMCYISVTVPKACVILLLNNRVISIAGCAAQIFLVISCAAAELLFLTIMAYDCYMAICHPLHYPVIMNPRVCVQMTLASVFSGLIYAGVHTSNTFWLSFCQSNVIHQFFCDIPSLLKLSCSDTFINEVVIFFSAVVIVGGFFSFIIMTYIRIFSAVLKLPTRRERGKTFSTCVPHILVVTVFVSSVFVVYMNPTFNSPTIQDMIISVFYSIVPPFLNPIIYSLRNKQIKEAVRRTMRRILYSEKQ